One genomic region from Microcystis panniformis FACHB-1757 encodes:
- a CDS encoding sodium:solute symporter family protein, translating to MQLIDYVIVLLYLAGTLIIGIIAEKKASQGLESYFLGNRNLPWWMLGVSGMAANTDLAGTMVISALIYAVGPKGLFIEIRGGVVLIMAFLMAFMGKWNRRAQVMTMAEWMQFRFGPGKQGNFARIISAIAILLFSIGTMSYFSVAGGKFLGQFLGMDDRLASVILILLTLIYTVASGFYGGVITDLFQGFLIFVAVIYVSAVAFFTVNLPDSFTVAIPGAAEPKTWNLSDWSSIFPSMTLDLPGDYAIFNLFGGVIFFYLVKTIIEGCSGSGGYMLQRYLAAKSDRDAGLLSLFWIVLLSFRWPLVTAFAVLGIHYGLTEGTITDPERILATVITQYIPVGMKGLLIAAFLAAAMSTFNAVINASAAYWVKDIYQAFLKPNAGEQELVFQGRLASIFVVVIGLVLSFNIQNVNDIWGWLTTGLGVGLAVPLLLRWYWWRFNGYGFAVGTLAGMIAAIASQAIILPFFRHSQYQELILFLVPSLFALAGCILATLLTPPTDSLVMENFYNVTRPFGFWGEVRHSVKPNLQAKIKAENQRDIIAAFLTVPWQLVLFMMGIVLIIKQWQSLKILALVFLLLSIGLYFTWYRHLSKEITVTKDRDLG from the coding sequence ATGCAGTTAATTGATTATGTAATTGTGCTGCTTTATCTAGCAGGAACCCTAATAATCGGGATTATCGCCGAGAAAAAAGCTTCTCAAGGTCTAGAATCCTACTTTTTAGGTAATCGCAATTTGCCTTGGTGGATGTTAGGGGTGTCGGGAATGGCAGCTAACACCGATTTAGCGGGAACTATGGTCATTTCTGCCCTTATTTACGCCGTCGGCCCCAAAGGACTATTTATCGAAATCCGCGGCGGTGTTGTCCTAATTATGGCCTTTCTCATGGCTTTTATGGGCAAATGGAATCGTCGCGCCCAAGTTATGACCATGGCGGAATGGATGCAGTTTCGCTTCGGACCGGGAAAACAGGGGAATTTTGCCCGAATTATTAGCGCCATCGCCATTCTCTTATTCTCTATCGGTACGATGAGTTATTTCTCCGTTGCGGGGGGGAAATTTTTAGGGCAGTTTTTGGGTATGGATGATCGTCTTGCTTCGGTGATATTAATTCTTTTAACCTTAATTTATACGGTGGCCAGTGGTTTTTATGGTGGGGTAATTACCGATTTATTTCAAGGATTTCTGATTTTTGTGGCGGTAATTTATGTATCGGCAGTAGCCTTTTTTACTGTCAATCTTCCCGATAGTTTCACGGTAGCAATTCCGGGGGCAGCAGAGCCAAAAACTTGGAATTTAAGCGACTGGTCTAGTATTTTCCCTTCGATGACTTTGGATTTACCCGGAGATTATGCCATCTTTAATTTGTTTGGTGGGGTGATTTTCTTTTATTTAGTTAAAACCATCATCGAGGGTTGCAGCGGCAGCGGTGGTTATATGTTACAACGATACCTAGCCGCCAAAAGCGATCGAGATGCCGGTTTATTATCTTTATTCTGGATTGTTCTGCTTTCTTTCCGTTGGCCTCTAGTCACAGCTTTTGCGGTTTTAGGCATTCACTATGGTTTAACCGAAGGCACGATTACAGACCCAGAAAGAATTCTGGCCACGGTGATTACTCAATACATTCCCGTGGGGATGAAAGGGTTATTAATTGCTGCTTTTTTAGCGGCGGCTATGTCCACTTTTAACGCAGTTATTAACGCTAGTGCTGCCTATTGGGTCAAAGATATCTATCAAGCTTTTTTGAAACCAAATGCGGGAGAACAGGAGTTAGTTTTTCAAGGTCGTTTGGCCTCGATTTTTGTGGTAGTAATTGGCTTAGTTTTGAGTTTTAATATCCAAAATGTCAATGATATTTGGGGTTGGTTAACCACGGGATTAGGGGTGGGATTAGCAGTTCCTCTCCTATTACGTTGGTATTGGTGGCGCTTTAATGGTTATGGTTTTGCTGTGGGAACTTTAGCGGGAATGATTGCGGCTATTGCCTCACAAGCGATAATTTTACCTTTCTTTCGTCACAGTCAATATCAGGAACTTATTCTCTTTCTTGTGCCGAGTTTGTTCGCTTTAGCTGGCTGTATTCTCGCTACTTTGTTGACTCCTCCCACCGATAGTTTAGTTATGGAAAATTTCTATAATGTTACCCGACCTTTTGGCTTTTGGGGAGAAGTACGTCACAGTGTTAAACCTAACCTACAGGCAAAAATTAAAGCGGAAAATCAACGGGATATCATCGCCGCTTTTCTCACCGTTCCTTGGCAATTAGTCCTGTTTATGATGGGGATTGTTTTAATCATCAAGCAGTGGCAAAGTTTGAAGATTTTGGCTTTGGTTTTTCTTTTGCTTTCCATCGGTCTCTATTTTACTTGGTATCGACATTTATCTAAGGAAATTACCGTCACTAAAGACCGAGATTTAGGTTAA
- a CDS encoding chromophore lyase CpcT/CpeT: MTPELITFGRYLAGEFENQRQAQAEPVWYVHLRLWLRPLPLFREDSIALFAEQASIINLDQPYRPRLWRLTRSESGGLEVRHYMFNDLKSVQGAGKNPDILRKISLEDLTFLPTCTLAVQVHTLADHQYQFIAQPQPEQRCQFTYEGTTYQVALGFEVTSHSLKTYDKGLDPGTGKGIWGALLGPYQYEKKRDFSAELEV; the protein is encoded by the coding sequence ATGACCCCTGAATTAATCACTTTTGGTCGGTATCTCGCGGGTGAATTTGAAAATCAACGGCAAGCGCAAGCAGAACCGGTGTGGTACGTTCACCTGCGTTTATGGTTGCGTCCGCTGCCTTTATTTCGAGAAGACAGCATCGCTCTTTTTGCCGAACAGGCCAGTATCATCAATTTAGACCAACCCTACCGACCGCGACTGTGGCGATTAACGCGCTCGGAATCGGGAGGGTTAGAGGTTAGGCACTATATGTTTAATGACCTGAAATCCGTGCAAGGTGCGGGCAAAAATCCCGATATTTTGCGAAAAATTAGCTTAGAAGACCTAACTTTCCTGCCTACTTGCACTTTAGCGGTTCAAGTCCATACTCTCGCTGATCATCAATACCAGTTTATCGCCCAACCGCAACCGGAACAGCGCTGTCAATTCACCTATGAGGGTACAACCTATCAGGTGGCTTTAGGTTTCGAGGTGACGAGTCATAGCCTAAAAACCTACGATAAAGGCCTAGATCCCGGCACTGGTAAGGGAATTTGGGGTGCTCTGCTCGGTCCCTATCAATACGAGAAAAAACGGGATTTTTCGGCAGAATTGGAGGTGTGA
- a CDS encoding cyanophycinase, whose translation MPNNHDRDFHYSCRCGKANFQSVKHRSGILLIGGAEGGKLGEDQATKWLLNRAKGGNYLVLRFGDLGGQADWICDNYPSLIGSAAELSIDSREGANHPDVIEYIRNADILFFAGGDQNQYEDLWESTKVETAINYLINDKKVPVAGTSAGMAILGDFYYAPTHEGVLSSEILNNPFHFNTKDFYRSDFIRVPFLKKVVTDTHLDRLNQDHPETRYGRLFGFLARNVHDNHNQLPAYAIGLEEGAFLAIDEHGMAKVYGNGTDKGQDAYFLQTNGTLPEQMEPDRPLIWNNNGQAVKVYRIAGTPSGSGKFDLKDWSSATGGRWEYWYTKGGIAGFKRVLVA comes from the coding sequence ATGCCAAACAATCATGATCGAGATTTCCATTATTCTTGTCGTTGTGGAAAAGCCAATTTTCAGTCTGTAAAACATCGATCTGGTATTTTATTAATCGGGGGAGCGGAAGGAGGTAAGTTAGGAGAAGATCAGGCGACAAAATGGTTATTAAATCGAGCTAAAGGCGGCAATTACTTAGTGTTGCGCTTTGGCGATCTTGGCGGTCAAGCCGATTGGATTTGCGACAATTATCCCTCCCTGATCGGCTCGGCAGCGGAACTATCAATTGATAGTCGTGAAGGGGCGAATCATCCTGATGTTATCGAATATATTCGTAATGCCGATATCCTTTTTTTTGCCGGTGGTGATCAAAATCAGTACGAGGATTTGTGGGAAAGCACAAAGGTGGAAACAGCGATCAATTATCTAATCAACGACAAAAAAGTTCCCGTGGCGGGAACCAGCGCAGGAATGGCTATTCTGGGGGATTTTTACTATGCGCCTACTCACGAAGGAGTACTGAGTTCAGAAATATTAAATAATCCCTTTCACTTCAACACCAAAGACTTCTATCGGAGTGATTTTATTCGGGTTCCTTTTCTCAAAAAAGTGGTGACAGATACCCATTTGGATCGACTCAATCAAGATCATCCCGAAACAAGATATGGTCGCCTTTTTGGTTTTTTAGCCCGCAATGTACACGATAATCACAATCAACTGCCCGCCTACGCTATCGGTTTAGAAGAAGGTGCTTTTCTGGCGATCGATGAGCATGGTATGGCCAAAGTCTATGGCAACGGCACCGATAAAGGACAAGATGCCTATTTTCTGCAAACTAACGGGACTCTACCCGAACAGATGGAGCCGGATCGGCCTTTAATCTGGAATAATAACGGTCAAGCGGTGAAAGTCTATCGCATCGCAGGAACTCCCTCCGGCAGCGGTAAATTTGACCTCAAGGATTGGTCTAGTGCTACTGGCGGTCGCTGGGAATATTGGTACACTAAAGGAGGAATAGCTGGGTTTAAGCGGGTTTTGGTAGCTTGA
- a CDS encoding ATPase, with translation MFQANLSNTVLNLLDELVFAKTDQHLDYLQKTILEATLEGYKYSEVAKESHLSEGHVRDSASELWKILSEVLGEDITKSNIRAVLKKHSFINNNMGRDLVSFNNVHICDHNPSSLKNNHPSEIPQDQPYLDLGHTPEITQFYGRITELNNLQTCIVADKYRLVNVLGLKEIGKTTLSLKLVDKIKDNFNYVIRRSLYFCPKLDELLSEILQSINPQLKLSQSLEKQLNLFLQLMKSHRCLIILDDLQSLFDSKKLAGNYHKEYQDYQLLFKSIAEVNHQSCLLLLSQEKPIDTTFYGQKNKFIKTLIIEGLGEDAIEILRHHNLLNEDSWEALIKCYQGHPLWLELVASFIQETFLGKVADFLEIKYPIAEETLEQTLLSILQNLTESEKLMLTELANFNQPISIKEMIEQTSLAYTDSLKVIQSLIRRIIVAKDENALLCLNPVFKAYVINHQI, from the coding sequence ATGTTTCAAGCTAATCTATCTAATACGGTGTTAAATCTCTTAGATGAGTTGGTTTTTGCCAAAACAGATCAACATCTAGACTATCTTCAAAAAACTATCTTAGAAGCGACTTTAGAAGGTTACAAATACTCAGAAGTTGCCAAAGAATCTCATCTTAGTGAAGGTCATGTTCGAGATAGTGCTTCAGAATTATGGAAAATTTTGTCAGAAGTTTTAGGGGAAGATATTACTAAATCAAATATTAGAGCAGTTTTAAAGAAACATAGCTTTATAAATAATAATATGGGACGAGATTTAGTCTCTTTTAATAATGTTCATATTTGTGATCATAATCCATCCTCCCTCAAGAATAATCATCCGTCTGAAATCCCGCAGGATCAACCCTATTTAGACTTAGGTCATACTCCTGAAATAACTCAATTTTATGGAAGAATTACCGAATTAAATAACCTGCAAACTTGTATAGTTGCGGACAAATACCGCTTGGTTAATGTGTTAGGTTTAAAAGAAATTGGTAAAACCACACTTTCTCTGAAACTGGTTGATAAAATCAAAGATAATTTTAACTATGTTATTCGCAGAAGTTTGTATTTTTGTCCAAAACTAGATGAACTTTTAAGTGAAATTTTACAATCTATCAATCCTCAATTGAAGCTTTCTCAAAGTCTTGAAAAGCAATTAAATTTGTTCTTACAATTAATGAAAAGTCATCGATGCTTGATTATTCTTGATGATTTACAAAGTCTATTTGATTCTAAAAAACTAGCAGGTAATTATCACAAAGAGTACCAAGATTATCAACTATTGTTTAAAAGCATTGCTGAAGTCAATCATCAAAGCTGTTTACTGTTGTTGAGTCAAGAAAAACCTATTGATACGACTTTTTATGGGCAGAAAAATAAATTCATTAAAACATTAATCATAGAAGGTTTAGGAGAAGATGCCATAGAAATTTTGCGCCATCATAATCTATTAAATGAAGACAGTTGGGAAGCCTTAATTAAATGTTATCAAGGTCATCCTCTTTGGTTAGAATTAGTTGCTAGTTTTATTCAAGAGACATTTTTAGGTAAGGTGGCTGACTTTTTGGAGATTAAATACCCGATTGCCGAGGAAACTTTAGAGCAGACTTTATTAAGTATTTTACAAAATTTAACAGAATCAGAGAAACTAATGCTAACAGAATTAGCAAATTTTAATCAACCTATTTCTATTAAAGAAATGATCGAGCAAACTTCTCTAGCTTATACAGATTCTTTGAAAGTCATTCAATCTCTAATCAGACGAATAATAGTGGCAAAAGATGAAAACGCTTTATTATGTTTGAATCCTGTTTTTAAAGCTTATGTAATTAATCATCAAATCTAG